In a single window of the Streptacidiphilus sp. P02-A3a genome:
- the murA gene encoding UDP-N-acetylglucosamine 1-carboxyvinyltransferase has protein sequence MTDDVLLVHGGNPLEGEIRVRGAKNLVPKAMVAALLGQEPSRLRNVPDIRDVKVVTGLLQLHGVTVLPGDESGEIVLDPSHVESANVADIDAHAGSSRIPILFCGPLLHRLGHAFIPGLGGCDIGGRPVDFHFDVLRQFGAVIEKHPQGTVLTAPQRLRGCKIELPYPSVGATEQVLLTAVLAEGVTELRNAAIEPEIVDLICVLQKMGAIISMGTDRTILVTGVDRLGGYNHRALPDRLESASWACAALATGGDIFVRGARQLEMMTFLNTFRKVGGAFEVDDEGIRFWHPGGELTAIALETDVHPGFQTDWQQPLVVALTQATGLSIVHETVYESRLGFTSALNQMGAHIQLYRECLGGTPCRFGQRNFLHSAVVSGPSKLLGGELVIPDLRGGFSYLIAALTAQGPSSVHGIDLINRGYENFMNKLRALGAQVELPGEESADEL, from the coding sequence ATGACCGACGACGTCCTGCTTGTCCATGGCGGCAACCCCCTTGAGGGCGAGATCCGTGTCCGCGGCGCGAAGAACCTCGTGCCCAAGGCCATGGTGGCCGCCCTGCTCGGGCAGGAGCCGAGCCGGCTCCGCAACGTTCCGGACATCCGTGACGTCAAGGTCGTGACCGGGCTGCTCCAGCTGCACGGGGTCACCGTGCTCCCCGGCGACGAGTCCGGCGAGATCGTGCTCGACCCCTCGCACGTCGAGAGCGCGAACGTCGCCGACATCGACGCCCACGCGGGCAGCTCGCGGATCCCGATCCTGTTCTGCGGCCCGCTGCTGCACCGGCTCGGCCACGCGTTCATCCCCGGCCTCGGCGGCTGCGACATCGGCGGACGCCCGGTCGACTTCCACTTCGACGTGCTCCGCCAGTTCGGCGCGGTCATCGAGAAGCACCCGCAGGGCACGGTGCTGACTGCCCCGCAGCGGCTGCGCGGCTGCAAGATCGAGCTGCCCTATCCCTCGGTCGGCGCAACCGAGCAGGTGCTGCTGACCGCGGTGCTGGCGGAGGGCGTGACCGAGCTGCGCAACGCCGCCATCGAGCCGGAGATCGTGGACCTGATCTGCGTGCTGCAGAAGATGGGCGCGATCATCTCCATGGGCACCGACCGGACCATCCTGGTCACCGGGGTGGACCGGCTCGGCGGCTACAACCACCGGGCGCTGCCGGACCGGCTCGAATCCGCCTCCTGGGCCTGCGCGGCGCTGGCCACCGGCGGCGACATCTTCGTCCGGGGCGCGCGGCAGCTGGAGATGATGACCTTCCTCAACACCTTCCGCAAGGTCGGCGGGGCGTTCGAGGTCGACGACGAGGGCATCCGCTTCTGGCACCCGGGCGGCGAGCTGACCGCCATCGCGCTGGAGACCGACGTCCACCCCGGTTTCCAGACCGACTGGCAGCAGCCGCTGGTGGTGGCGCTGACCCAGGCCACCGGCCTGTCGATCGTGCACGAGACCGTCTACGAGTCACGGCTCGGCTTCACCTCCGCGCTGAACCAGATGGGCGCGCACATCCAGCTGTACCGCGAGTGCCTGGGCGGCACCCCCTGCCGCTTCGGGCAGCGCAACTTCCTGCACTCGGCGGTGGTCTCCGGCCCGTCCAAGCTGCTCGGCGGCGAACTGGTCATCCCCGACCTGCGCGGCGGCTTCTCCTACCTGATCGCGGCACTGACCGCGCAGGGGCCGTCCAGCGTGCACGGGATCGACCTGATCAACCGGGGCTACGAGAACTTCATGAACAAGCTCCGGGCGCTGGGCGCGCAGGTGGAGCTGCCCGGCGAGGAGTCCGCTGACGAGCTGTGA